The Opitutaceae bacterium nucleotide sequence CGTCAAGGACGGGCCGGGCCAATGCGATGTCTGCGGGATGGACCTAGTCCCGGTGGAGTCACTCGGGTATGAAGCGATGGAAGAGGGTATCCTGCCGCTGCTCGTTCCCACCTCGGCTGTCCTGAGAACCGGCCGGAGGGCGGTGGTCTATGTGGCGATGCCGGACCGAGAAAGGCCGACCTTTGAAGGTCGTGAGATCACGCTCGGCCCCCGGGCCGGAGATGTTTTCCTTGTCCTCGACGGCCTGGAAGAAGGTGACGAGGTGGTGACGAACGGTGCCTTCAAGATCGACAGCGCATTGCAAATCCTGGCCCGTCCCAGCATGATGAACCCCACCGGCGGCGGTCCGGTGCCCGGTCACGACCACGGAGCGGCCACGGCGGCGCAACCCGAAGACGTCCAGATGGGTAACGCGATGGAGGCCGCCCTTTCCTCCGAGGAAACCCTCGGGCTGCTGGAGCACTACTTCGACCTGCAGGCCGCCCTGGCCGCGGATGAGCCGGACGCAGCGAAGGCCGCCCTGGTCGCGATGCTTGAGACGGTGGGTCATCGGTCCTCCGTGGCCGACCTGCTTCACCAGATGCTGGAGGCGGACGATCTTGCCGGGATGCGCCGTCCCTATTTCGACCGGCTCTCGTCGATGCTCATCGTCGGTGTGCGCGAACACCCAAAGTTGATCGACCAAACCCTTTTCCTCAAGCATTGTCCCATGGTGTATCCGGATCATGGAGCCGATTGGCTCCAGACGGACGAGGCCACGCAGAATCCCTATTTCGGCGGGGCCATGCTCTATTGCGGGGAGACGGTGGAAACGCTGACCGTCCCCTGATCCGCTCCAGACGCAATCTCCATGCCTCCCAGCCAAAAACCGTCCCTCATTGACCGACTGATCCGGTTTTGTCTCGAAAACCGGTTGGTCGTCGTTCTCTCGACCTTCGTCCTCATCGTCTGGGGTCTGATGGTGGCACCCTTCGACTGGGAGTCTGAACACCTACCGAGAGACCCGGTCCCGGTCGATGCCATCCCCGATATCGGGGAGAATCAGCAGATTGTCTTCACGGAATGGATGGGGCGTTCACCACAGGATATCGAGGACCAGGTCACCTATCCGCTGACCACGGCACTGCTCGGGCTTCCCTCGGTCAAGACGATCCGCAGCTATTCGATGTTCGGCTTCTCGTCGATCTACATCATCTTCAAGGAGGACGTGGAGTTCTATTGGGCACGCAGCCGTATCCTGGAGAAACTCAACAGTCTGCCGTCCGGAACGCTTCCTGGCGGGGTGCAGCCGCAACTCGGGCCGGATGCGACCGCTCTGGGGCAGGTCTTCTGGTACACCCTCGAAGGGATGGATGCAGAAGGGAGTCCCACGGGTGGCTGGGGTCTGGATGAACTACGAAGCGCCCAGGACTGGTATGTGCGCTATGCTCTCCAAGGAGTGGACGGAGTGGCGGAGGTCGCGTCGATCGGCGGCTTCGTTAAGGAGTACCAGGTCGACGTCGATCCGGACGCCCTGCGAACCTACGGGATCGCCCTCCACGAAGTGTTCAACGCGGTCCGTGGAAGCAACCTGGATGTCGGTGCCCGTACGATTGAGATCAACAGTGTGGAGTATGTCATCCGTGGGCTGGGTTTCATTGAGGACCTCGATGATCTAGGGCAGACCGTCATCACCCAGCGCGATAACGTCCCGATCACCCTGGATCGGGTGGCCCAGATTGAGTATGGTCCGGCCCTGCGGCGCGGGGCGCTCGACAAGGCGGGGGCCGAGGCCGTCGGCGGCGTCGTGGTCACCCGCTACGGAGAAAATCCTCTGGCGGTGATCAAGCGGGTCAAGGCGAAGATCGCCGAGATTTCGCCGGGACTGCCCCGCAAGACGCTGGCGGACGGGACGGTCAGTCAGGTGCAGATCGTTCCCTTTTACGACCGGACCGCGCTGATTTACGAGACGCTGGGTACTCTTGAAGACGCGGTGCGTCAGCAAATTCTGGTGACCATTATTGTCGTGATCGTGATGGTCATGCACCTGCGCAGTGCGGCCCTTATATCCGGAGTCCTGCCCTTGGCCGTTCTGTTTTCCTTCATCGGGATGAAGGCCTTCGGGGTGGACGCCAATGTGGTGGCCCTTTCCGGAATCGCCATAGCCATTGGGACGATTGTGGACATGGGTGTCGTTCTGATTGAGAACATTCTCAAGCACCTCGACGAGGCGCCTCCCGACGAAAACCGGCTCGAGGTGGTTTATCGGGCCTGTGCCGAGGTGGCCGGTGCGGTGGTGACGGCTGTGTTGACCACGGTGGTCAGTTTCCTGCCGGTCTTCACCATGGAGGCAGCGGAGGGCAAACTCTTCCGTCCGCTGGCCTACACCAAGACCTTTGCTTTGATCGGTTCGATCATTGTCGCGGTGACTATTATTCCGCCGCTGGCCTACTGGTTCATCGCGGGGAAACCCAAAACCGGTTGGGCCAAAATGGGCTTATGGGGCGGCCTGGCCGTCGCCGGAGTTCTGGGATCGCTTGTCGTCCCCTGGTTTCCGTGGTGGCTGGGGGTATTCCTGGTGGCGGTGGCCTGCTTTCATCTTTTCGGTCGACGCCTGCCGGAGACGGCCCGGCGCGGCACGCTTTTCGGGTTCAACTTCGTGGTGGCCATCTTGGTGGCCTTTATCCTGGCGGCGGACTGGAAACCCCTCGGCCCCGAGGCTCAGTTCCGCAATATTGTTTTTGTTTTTCTGGTCGTCGGGGGACTCCTGGCCTTCTTCACTCTGTTCATTCGCTTCTATGGCAGAATGCTGGCCGCGGTCCTGCGGATGAAGGCGGTCTTCCTCGCCGCCAGCACTCTGATCATCCTTTCGGGATTTGCGGTCTGGCTGGGGTGGGGGACTCTCTTTGGTTGGATGCCAGAATGGCTGCGGCAAACCCGGCCGTTCGTGGCGATGGCCCATCAGGTCCCGGGCATGGGCAAGGAGTTCATGCCCTCCCTTGACGAAGGGTCCTTCCTCTATATGCCGACCACCATGCCGCACGCCTCGATCGGCGAGGTGATGGATGTCATCCGCAAGCAGGACATGGCCATCAATGCTATTCCTGAGGTGGAACTGGCGGTGGGCAAACTGGGTCGGGTGGAGAGCCCGCTCGATCCGGCGCCCATCTCGATGATCGAGACGATCATCACCTACAAACCGGAATTCATCACCGACGAGGCCGGGCATCTGCGCACTTATGCCTTTGATTCCAAGACCGAGGCCTTTCGACGCGACGCCGAGGGTGAGCTTATCCCGGATGAAGAAGGTCGACCTTTTCGAAACTGGAGGCCGGAGATCCGCAGTCCCGATGATATCTGGGCGGAAATCGTCAAGGCGGGATCCATCCCGGGCACGACCTCGGCGCCGAAGTTGCAGCCCATCGCGGCACGAATCGTCATGCTCCAGAGCGGTATGCGGGCACCGATGGGTCTGAAGGTCTATGGCCCCGATCTCGAAACAATTGAGAAGGTGGCACTCGATATTGAAGGGACCCTCAAGCAGGTGCCCTCAATCAAGGCGGAAGCAGTCCTAGCCGATCGAATCGTGGGGAAGCCCTATCTGGAGATCGAG carries:
- a CDS encoding efflux RND transporter permease subunit, yielding MPPSQKPSLIDRLIRFCLENRLVVVLSTFVLIVWGLMVAPFDWESEHLPRDPVPVDAIPDIGENQQIVFTEWMGRSPQDIEDQVTYPLTTALLGLPSVKTIRSYSMFGFSSIYIIFKEDVEFYWARSRILEKLNSLPSGTLPGGVQPQLGPDATALGQVFWYTLEGMDAEGSPTGGWGLDELRSAQDWYVRYALQGVDGVAEVASIGGFVKEYQVDVDPDALRTYGIALHEVFNAVRGSNLDVGARTIEINSVEYVIRGLGFIEDLDDLGQTVITQRDNVPITLDRVAQIEYGPALRRGALDKAGAEAVGGVVVTRYGENPLAVIKRVKAKIAEISPGLPRKTLADGTVSQVQIVPFYDRTALIYETLGTLEDAVRQQILVTIIVVIVMVMHLRSAALISGVLPLAVLFSFIGMKAFGVDANVVALSGIAIAIGTIVDMGVVLIENILKHLDEAPPDENRLEVVYRACAEVAGAVVTAVLTTVVSFLPVFTMEAAEGKLFRPLAYTKTFALIGSIIVAVTIIPPLAYWFIAGKPKTGWAKMGLWGGLAVAGVLGSLVVPWFPWWLGVFLVAVACFHLFGRRLPETARRGTLFGFNFVVAILVAFILAADWKPLGPEAQFRNIVFVFLVVGGLLAFFTLFIRFYGRMLAAVLRMKAVFLAASTLIILSGFAVWLGWGTLFGWMPEWLRQTRPFVAMAHQVPGMGKEFMPSLDEGSFLYMPTTMPHASIGEVMDVIRKQDMAINAIPEVELAVGKLGRVESPLDPAPISMIETIITYKPEFITDEAGHLRTYAFDSKTEAFRRDAEGELIPDEEGRPFRNWRPEIRSPDDIWAEIVKAGSIPGTTSAPKLQPIAARIVMLQSGMRAPMGLKVYGPDLETIEKVALDIEGTLKQVPSIKAEAVLADRIVGKPYLEIEIDREAIARYGIRIQMVQDVIEVAIGGKPITQTVEGRERYPVRVRYPRELRDTIEGIEMILVSAPDGTQIPLREIARINYTRGPQVIKSEDTFLVGYVIFDMQEGFAEVEVVNQAQEVLQQRIQSGELVIPEGVSYRFTGSYENQVRAEKKLRVVLPIALFAIWLILYFQFKRISTTLLVFSGILFAWSGGFILIWFYGQSWFLNFELFGQNLRSLFQMGTINLSVAVWVGFLALFGIATDNGVIVCTYLQQVFREKVPQTVEAIRKATVEAGVRRVRPAMMTSGTTILALLPVLTSTGRGADIMVPMAIPTFGGMLLAILTIFIVPVLYCGLEELKLRFTKNR